GTGGTCTTCGCCACGTGATCTTTTTGCGGGCACGGCCAGGAAACCGCGGGTGACGGTTTTAAGATTTTCAGGTGAACCGGCTCCCGGATCACGGGAATCAGGTTCATGAACCTCGTAAAACAAAGCCCACTGCTCGCACAGTGGGCTTCTCGGTCAGCTATTAGTCACGCAGTTACTGAGGGGAGGCTTCGGTCTTCGGCTTGCCGAAGTGCCATTCGTAGACCACGAACTTGAAGTCCTTCAGGTCGCCTTTCTCATCGTAGGACAGGTCGCCGGTCGGGGTCTTGAAGGTACCGGCGTGGATGGCGGCAGCCACCTTGTCGGTGTCTTCGGACTTGGCGGCCTTGATGCCTTCGGCGATCAGCTGGACAGCCGAGTAGGCCGGGAACACGAACGGACCGCTCGGATCCTTGCCGTCGGCCTTGATGGCGTCGACGATGGCCTTGTTCGCAGGGTCGGCGTCGAACGACTTCGGCAGGGTGACCAGCAGGCCTTCGGAGGCGCCCTGGGCGATCTGCGAGATAGAGTCGTTACCCACGCCTTCCGGACCCATGAACTTGGCTTTCAGGCCCTTCTCTTGCGCCTGGCGCAGGATCAGACCCAGTTCTGGGTGGTAGCCGCCGTAGTAGACGAAGTCGACATTGTTCTGCTTGAGTTTCTGGATGATCGAGGAGAAGTCCTTGTCACCGGCGTTCAGGCCCTCGAAGACGGCCACCTTGGTGCCTTTCTTCTCGAGGGTGGTCTTGACCGCGGTAGCGATGCCTTCGCCGTACTGCTGCTTGTCGTGCAGGACCGCGACGACCTTCGGCTTGACGTGGTCGGCGATGTAGTTGCCGGCGGCTGGGCCCTGGGCGCTGTCCAGGCCGATGGTGCGGAAGACCATCTTGTAGCCACGGCTGGTGATGTCCGGGGAAGTGGCGGCAGGGGTGATCATGATCACGCCTTCGTCTTCGTAGATGTCGGACGCAGGCTGGGTGGAGCTGGAGCACAGGTGGCCGATCACGTACTTGACGCCATCGTTGACCACTTTGTTGGCGACGGCCACGGCTTGTTTAGGGTCGCACGCGTCGTCGTATTCCTTGGCTTCGAGCATCTTGCCATCGACGCCGCCCTTGGCATTGATGTCCTTGATGGCCTGTTTGGCGCCGACGAACTGCATGTCGCCGTACTGGGTCACCGGCCCGGTCTTGGGACCGGCGATGCCAATCTTGATGGTGTCGGCGGCAAACGAATGGCTGGCGACTCCGGCCAGAACCATCGCGGCAAACAGCTTGGAAATCTTGATCATAGTGCTCCACTCATTCTGTTGTAATTCTTATAGTCCTGAGGCCAGGGCTACAGACCGGGCGGGATTCGCGGCCTGGCTACGCCAATGCCGTAAGCCCACCTTCCCCCGGAACATGTCCCGGAACTGTACCGGTACAGTGTAGAGCGCCGTCCGAGCGCTTGAAAAGCGGGCGAAAAGCGTCTGTTTCAAGGGGTGTCGCTTGATCGACATAAAGATACAGAAAAGCGCCATCACTTTGCCTGTATTCCCGGCCCGCCCCCACAAGTTCGGGCCTGATCGACCAAATTACGTATTTGAAACCGGGTTTTTCTGCAAAAATGCCGGCCTTTTTGTTGGCCGATCTTTGCGCAGGTAAACCCATGACTGATCAAGTAAGCACCCTCTATGCCAAACTGCTCGGCGAGACCGCCGTCATCGAGTGGAAAGCCCTGGAGCGTTTCTGGGCCAAGGGTGACCTGATTTGGGTCGACCCCAGCCTCGACCTGATCGCCGTTGCCGAGGCGATGGCCGAGAATCGCGGCGAGATCTTCGCCAAGTGGCGCAATGATGGCACTGTCGGGCCGGTCTCCGCCGAGCAGGCGCTCGACCTGCAAACCCGCGATCCAGAGATCTGGGCGGTGGTGGTTTCGCCGTTCATCGTGATCCAGGCGAAGAAAGCGGAATAAGCACGGGCTTTTTTAGTGCGTGAAAACGCGCAAGCGCTCCGCAATGGTGCGCATTGACGCTCACGTAAGGTGGAAGTTGGTAACAGTGGCGGGGTGATTCGGCGGGGCGGTAACAGTTTACGGCATGCGTAAATGGGGCCGCTTTGCGGCCCCAATTGGATCAGTAGTCCACGCGCCCGGT
This sequence is a window from Pseudomonas maumuensis. Protein-coding genes within it:
- a CDS encoding branched-chain amino acid ABC transporter substrate-binding protein, whose protein sequence is MIKISKLFAAMVLAGVASHSFAADTIKIGIAGPKTGPVTQYGDMQFVGAKQAIKDINAKGGVDGKMLEAKEYDDACDPKQAVAVANKVVNDGVKYVIGHLCSSSTQPASDIYEDEGVIMITPAATSPDITSRGYKMVFRTIGLDSAQGPAAGNYIADHVKPKVVAVLHDKQQYGEGIATAVKTTLEKKGTKVAVFEGLNAGDKDFSSIIQKLKQNNVDFVYYGGYHPELGLILRQAQEKGLKAKFMGPEGVGNDSISQIAQGASEGLLVTLPKSFDADPANKAIVDAIKADGKDPSGPFVFPAYSAVQLIAEGIKAAKSEDTDKVAAAIHAGTFKTPTGDLSYDEKGDLKDFKFVVYEWHFGKPKTEASPQ
- a CDS encoding DUF2288 domain-containing protein gives rise to the protein MTDQVSTLYAKLLGETAVIEWKALERFWAKGDLIWVDPSLDLIAVAEAMAENRGEIFAKWRNDGTVGPVSAEQALDLQTRDPEIWAVVVSPFIVIQAKKAE